The Gossypium hirsutum isolate 1008001.06 chromosome D02, Gossypium_hirsutum_v2.1, whole genome shotgun sequence region TTGTTTCAGTGACATATTCAATGGACttctttaaattaaaaagtaGGTCATCCATCTCACGAAACCCGTCCTCAAGAAGAGTGCAATTGATGAACCAATGAGTTGAAGAAAGGGAGACTAGATTACTGAGACAATTTTCTTTTATCTGTTGAACCATACTGTCATCCAAAAAAGAGTTATCCACAGTTATGGAACATACTTTACTGCCTATATTCCACTCCGAAACTAAGCTCTGAATAATCCCACCAACAGCTTTTGTGTCATTGATATGCTCCAAAGTTCTCAAACCAAGAGTCTTCATCTTTAGTTCCCAACCATCATCAATAAAATGTGCTATCAAACAACAATATGCAGTCTTTCCATGATTGTTCTTCCACAAACTTACTGTCAAATTTAATTTGCAAGCAAGCTGATCAAAATACAACTgaattttctctctctcttcatTATAGATGCGATGTATGTCAGATAACAATTTATCTCTTGATTGAAACTCATACATTGGCTGCAAACCTTTCACAAAATTCTTGAAGGCTTCTTGACCAGCCAGATCTAATGGATACTGATGCCTAATAACCATTTTCATAAGATCCAAGTGACTCCTTTCTTGATCAAACGTTGAGCTTCTTTCATTGGTATCAACTGGAAGTATCAACTGGCTTTcttgattttgttttttcttaCCAGGACATACTTTCGAGTGGTTATTCAAGTGTGTGGTTCCACTCTTACTTGACCCTGTAAACACCTTGAGACAGTGTTTACATTTGGCTACTTGTTTTCCATGTTCTTCAAACTTATCAAAGTCTACCCAAACCTTTGACCACGACTTTCTCTGTTTGTTTCGTTTTGTTTCCGCAATCTGAGAGTCATCATTGAAAATAATCTATGAAAAATGAGAATAATAAATCATGTATATTACTTTAtatgatttcaatattttatcCAAAGGGAAAATCTATTTGatactacatatatatacaatatttaagcAGAAAATATGAACACGATGTTGAAAGGATATTCCACCAATATTGAAAAAAAAGGTAATAGATTTACtgtgaaattaatttattaagctGCATTCTTGATGTAAGTTTTTCCTTATGGGTTTCTATGGAACTGATTAGGTTAAAAGAAAACTAGATTTCCAGTTTAGACAGACTCTATGACATTAAAAAGGAAGAATAAATAATGACCTTGTTATAAGGCCTTTCTAGTGTGTTAAAAGGAGCTGCAACAACCTTTGATGAAGAATGTATAGAAATCAGAGAGTCAAAATTAGGAACCACCCCTTCTTAGAGCAAATGTTATTATCATATTAGAACTATAAATGCTAACCCATAATTAATTCAGTGTTGAAATAATATAAGAATATATAAGGCAATGTAATTACCTGCTCAATATGCGCATTTATTTCGTTTGCATGAATATCCCTTGCTTCTTCAGCTATTTTCAAAGGCATTGCTGTGTTTGAAGATGTAGCAATGCTTGAAATGCCTTCTTGGAACTTAATTTCGGGGACTTGAACTTTTACTGTTACAAACGTTGTCTTCTTATGTTTCAAGTCATCGAAGATACGAAGAGCTAAAGATTTTGACATTTCACTCTCAGTTGGAGGCCAATAAAATTCTACGATATAAACTTCATCACTTGTGTGACGATTTTGTAGGCAGATGGCAACAGCAACATCTATGTGATAATCCTCTAACACTAAATATCTTGAGTCTTCTACCTTAGCAAGAGATGGTTCAAAATGGTAGCCGTCCCTTGATTCAAATGCTTTCTCAATAATGAGGGGGACACTAATCTCGTCTTCAAAATCaatcaaaaaataataagaatctCTATCTATCTCACAACAAGAAATACTTTGGATAGAAAAAGTATGTTTCTTGTTTGGATCCGagatagtttcatttatattgttaacctcAGAAGCCCATGTTATAGCAAATGAAAGCttgtatttacaacataaatcttTTGATATGTCATGTATCTCGGCAAGTGCAGCTGATCGATTCAATATCAAACcctgtaaaattattaaataagaaacaattatcacaaacaaaatttgaaaatttgaaataacacTCTAAATGAAAAGAATTTTGACATTGtacttttaatttgataaagataataaaatttaaacaaattaaaaacataatgtcaTAATTATACTTATTCAAATAAATTTGATTCTCTCTTGCATAGATAGGTATTCATAAGTTAAAGTTGGATTGAACCAAAAAGATTGAAAGCTCATTTGAGTCAAGTCTAGACTACTTAAAATAGTtaactttactattttaaaaattaaatatttcaaatatgagtatattaatatttttattttataattaaatttaaataaaaattatactttttattgtaaaaagaaaaaagagctaAATGTTAAAGTAATACCTCTaggaaaggttgaagaggttgaCGAGGCAGAGGATTTAGATTGAAACCTACAAACATATTCCATTCAGTGAAAATGCTATACTTAGTCAAATAAATCaacttttattaatttggtcACTTGTTGTTTAATTCAACTTATTACAAATAATGtcctaaatatatattttaacttaaaatacattgtcaatttaaatataattaaaataaattaattttgaatatgcaagaaattttggttaaatgaataattcagttaattaatttcaactaaatcaaattaattataaactatatttttaaatccttttcattatgaattatattttaattgatgattCAAAAAGTAGATTTTAAACAATGTTTAAACATCCTGTAAAAAGTCATGTAAGTGGAAATTAATGTAAGTTATTCATTTTCACGTGTGTTTATAAtctatatttgatatattattagtATACATTgagaataatatataaatcatattatataataaaataaaggttttgaaacatttgaaatttttgaaaataatcaattcaatttttatatttttttaactcaattgaggttttaaacattaaaatttcaattaggtaagtctattactatttttttagattattttcatCATGTGGTACATTAAGATTATGTCACATAAccaaaaaattgatattttcatttaaaaaccataaaaaataaaacaactataaaattataaacatgcaaaaaaaatctataaaatttgaaaaacaaatattcaaaaaataatagaaaattttaaaaaataaaaaatatatcaatttatataCAACCTTAATTGTCACATGACTTCTCAACTTATTTTCCGACCTTAGTTTGtcttatatttttaaagtttttttataatttttatgcttttttataatattttgtaatttttactaatttattaaaatttattattttctatatttttaaatatttttcatattttttacaatattttctttttgcaatttatataatttttatttttatttataataattttatcatttttgtgcacttttctatattttcaattaatttttttgtaatttttaaaatattttgtatatttttataatgattataatttttattattttaataaaaaattaattttcaccaTGTGTCACAATCCTTCCATGGCCATGCCATGTTATGAAAATAACACAAAAAGGTAACCATTACCATTTAACAATTGACCTtaattttaacagaaaaaatcttcaattgattgaaattttaacatttaaaagtataggaagttaaaataatttattttctcatttatttttagtaattttagaataatttattttagtatgGATGTATCATACGGTTGGCTATTATATAGAAATTTATAAGTTATCAATGCatcaaataaaaattgatatataatttaagattatttgaattggatcaaatcaaaagcAATTGATGGaatcaataaattaataatttggtGGTTCAACCATCAATTACTGTAAAATTATTATAtagtttaaaaaaagaaaagaaaagaaaagaagaaaaaagaatacCTTGTCCAAACTTATGGTTGGTGGAAATGAAATTGAAGTGTCCATCTTCAACTTTGGGTTTCCATGCCGATAAGAAAAACATTGGACATCCCTTGTTACCTAAAATCAAACACTCTTCTTCCTCCCCCATTATTTCTAACCAACTTTCATCCTCAACGCTAAGATTATCTTTCCTGTGGTTTAATGGAATTCGACTAAAGCCAGCCATTGAAAAGAGATGTTGCCATTCTGTCAAACTTGGGTGCCGCCTAATTATATTATTACCTTCCCCTGCCTCTATGTTGCACTCCCACCCATACTCCCAATGAAGATAATTGTCCCACTGCGCCCAGTAAGTCTTCAAGGAATACTGAACTGAATCCTTGAAACATGTCAAGAAATTGGAGTGGGTATGATTAGAATAAAAGTCTAGCATGATTACAATCATCGGATTTATCTCCTTCAATCTTACTAACTCTCTCTCCGTTGCTTCTGCATCTCTTACCAACTTCTCAAGTTTAAATTTATAGTAAACCACCACCATTTCATCATCTCTTCTTCTTTTGAAATccatttcacattcattcacTTCTGCCAAACTATTGCCATAAACCACTTTCAACTCATCCTCCAACTTTACATTAACTTCCTTGGCATCCTTAGTCAAAAACTCCATTTGGCGTGAGAACTCTACATATGCTTTCAGAAATGGTGGAAGTATGTAACTTACACGGACGGGTAGAGGATCGCCGAAGAAGCTCGGTAGTGTACGAAGAACTGAATTCTGAAACCTGTAATACGGGATGGAGAAATCAATGAGGTGCAATCGCCTGTTTCCCATGAAAGCATCACCGATAACTTTTTCTATGACGCCATTAATATGGTAGCTGTTATAATGATAATATGGTGCAGGATGCACATGGAAAGTGAGGGAGGAAGAAGCAGGATGCAGTCCGTAGGCTCGGCGAACCAGAGCGTCCGCAAAGTATTTCACCACTCTGCTTTCATCTCGAGAGCAGTAGGGTCTCTGATCAGCAAGAATCAAAATATCGTGAAGGAACGCATCGGCGCTTTTCAGATCCCCATCTTCAATAGCTTCAGCGCAGGATAGTAACAAATTCAAGGCGGTTTCGGAAAAAGAAGAAGCCATGAAAGAAGGTGAGATTCAAACAGAGTTTGGGTAAAGCAGAAGAGAAATATGGTAGAAAAGTAAGTCACAGCAGCAAGATGATATCCACggatatatagagagagagagtgaTGGCAAAACCACTTAATGCCATAAGAAAATTAACTACGAATGACCCAAAATGGtggataaaaattgaaaaaagattagtattcatcaaacaacaaaatcatctataaaatcacttgtaaaattaAGGTTATTTATATAAACAAGACTAAAAAACGTGCTATAAGAATAGATAAATATTCTTAAAAcggaaagaaaaatatattttttaagtgatAACATAGTGCAATATCATATTCTCGTGTTATCATATGACCTAAAACTAAAAAagatttatcaaattctaaaactaaagTAAACCaaaaaattaaggactaaatttaaaaaatatcaaaatcaaagaTTAAAAGTTAGTTTATCCCAAAGCAAAAGCAATCGCGAGTCATTGATTGATGGAGAAACCCCACGTGGAATACACTGTTTCAACTTTGAATTTTCTTCTTTCCCTGTGGTTCCTGGAAATAATTGAGACAGCCTTTTCAATTTTTGGCTTCCACTTGGATTTTTATTATTTgccaaattattatttattctaaaataatattttaaaaactaaaagttaaataaaaggcatgataattttttttaaaaatttcactttgtgaaatttaaaaaatcaatattaaaatattaaagggtaaactacaaaaatagtcacttttgtttgccttaggttacattttaatcacttatgtttgaaatgttacgttttagtaacttatgttattattttgttaagaagtgatcactcttccgttaagtgccgttatctccctaacggtaatcctacgtggcagtctaactagattttaagtgccaacttggattttCTAATGGGATgagaataaatttttaattaaataaatttaattaattaaaaattttaaaccctaaatcttagttAAAAAACCGTTCATCTCCCCCACTAGGGTTCTTGCATCtttaatttcttgattaattGGTGAGTTCTTTTCATTCTTCAATCACTTAATGCATCGTTTTGTTTCTTTAATgtttaatgttatattgaattCATTGTTAAAGATAGTTTCTTTGGCCTATTCTTTGAATGAGAGACACATGGATTTTAAGTGTTGAATTCACTGTTAAAGTGTCTCAAAAGCTTGAATTCCcagttattttttttaactttactagggttaacaattttttttaaagcttgAACTTCTTTTTTTGCCATTGATGTAGGGTGTTGGAATTAACTGTTTAACGGTTCCCAGTTATTAAAGATGAATTCACTGTTAAAGCGTCTCAAAAGCTATGAACTCTTTGTTTGCCATTGATGTAGGGTGTTGGAGATTCATACTAATTTACATGTGATTTaagtttttagaaaaatgggtaaTTTTTTAGGGTCAGAATGGATCCCTCAACgcaagaaacaaacaaaaaaaacagCTTCTAAACCGATGGCTAGGAAGGAAACCCAAGAATTCCAATTTGTTGTTTACAATACCATGACTCAGCAAAAAGAGGTTTTCAAGCTCAAAACCCCTGAAAAAGTTCACATGTATGTCTGCGGTGTCACTGCCTATGATTTCAGTCACCTTGGCCATGCTCGTGCTGCCGTTTCCTTTGATGTCCTTTACAGGTACATAATTTGTCTTAGAGAAAccccttaaagaaaattaaaaaaagggggGAGATGAACGGTTTTTTaactaagatttagggtttaaattttttaattaattaaatttatttaattaaaaatatattctcATCCCATTAAGAAATctaagttggcacttaaaatctagttagactgccacgtaggattaccgttagggagataacgaaacttaacggaagagtgatcacttcgtaacaaaataataacataagtgactaaaacgtaacacttcaaacataagtgactaaaatgtaatatgagacaaacaaaagtgactatttttgtagtttacccaatattaaataataacttcTACGTTTTCTTTATCTGCAAAAAGATCCTCCCAAAGTTTAGTCAATTGCTACACTTCCTCCCACGTTCttttatttgcatttttattaaaaattaagataaatggATATTTTAATTATGACCTAATCTTGATTACATTTTCTACTTACCGGTTTTCTTTTTTGCTTAacaaaattctattttattatacttaaataatattattattagttataATAGCATAATAGTTCCATCCTCCATGCAATTTTTTTTGAGGTTCGACGAAATATAAatattagaggtgctcatgggctagTTCGGGCCAGGCCCAAAAAATTTTCAGCCCGCATACTAGGCCCGGGctggcccaaaatatgggcttgatattttgcccaagcccggcctgagaaataaatatgaagcccgggctcggcccggcccggcctttttttttagttaattagcaATAAGTAAACAAACCATAATATTCATACATTAATCcatcaacatatttaattttataacaaaatataaattgtaagctAAATTAAACTTGTCACAAAGTAATACTAATAAAGTCCATTTAGATGCAAAAATGCATAATATATTGAAGCATAGCAATTGTAATTGCAAGTTGCAACCTTGAATTTGAAGAACAAAGTGCATATCTTTCATGTTATCTATAAAAATTATGTTAGAATTGATGTAGTTTTACACTCTAAGCTTTGATTCTTAATAAATAATGAACATGTTGTCCACCATTTACTTTTGGGTCCAATTGCATCTGCATGCTGTCCAACTGCAAACATCCATTACTAAAATCTCGTTTGGGGACAAGTGAAACAATAGAATACTTTGAAGCAACGACAAATGCTTCCAACGTTCCCAGAAAAAATTGCTACTATAATGAGCTTAAAATTTCAGATATAAAAAAGAAGCAACAAGGTATAAACTAGATTATAAACCAGATTATAAACCAGAATATAAACCagattataaaatttcaaataagagAAAGTAAGAGAAATTAAGAGAGAGCAGAAGACAGATTATAAACCAGGCACTTGGTACAACAGTCAGTGGATGGAAGAATGTTTCAATGTTTTTCCTTTGGCAGCTGAGCAACAAAAACTTTCTCTTCCTGGTCACTGCCTTCTTCTGCCACTTGAGCTTTAGCTCTTGGCTGTTGAGTTTGGTTTTTTCTCAACTTGCCTTTGTTTCTGCAAACTTTCTCAGCATGGACCATCTTTTTGCAGACTTTGCACTGTACATCAGGCCTAAACCAACAATTTTCTCCTGGATGACTGAGCCTTTTGCAGTGTGGGCAAGGTGGATATCTCCTTCTCGCTCCATCTCTTCTGGGCTTGTCAGACCAAGCCTTCTTCCCTTTGTAGCCAGAGAAGCTTGAGGCAGGTCTGCTCTTGGCTTAGAAGGCACTTTCTTCTTCATCCTCTCGCCTGCTGgcccttctttgctcttgtgcataaaGAGTATTGATCagctcagtcaaagagatgctaATTAGATCTCTCGAGTCTTCAAGGGAAGAAATCTTGGCTtcatatctctcaggcaaagtTGAGATAACCTTCTCTACAATTCTTGCTTCTCTACAATATCATTTTCGATGTTCAAATTTGCGTTATTTTATTGAAAGTGTAATGTGTCTTACTAGTACACCGAATACTTATTTATTGTTCAAAATGAAATGAGTAACAAAGATAAAGGAAGAAAGGGATAAAGTAGCCTATAGTCCTTGAATTTGATAGGTTTTCAATTTGGTCTTTCCACTTTTTTAATCCACATTTGTCACGGATCTTGACAATTTTTCCTAATTTTATCCTTAAACTTTGAGATTGTGCCTCATCACCTaaaatttaagaatatatatataatctaaaaatatatatatatatttacaaatcatacaaaaattataagttttaaaaaaaaatttaggtgctGGTATAGAACAATTTCAAAGTATCATGTCATCATTCCTTAACAAAATCTAAgttcagggattaaattgagaaaagctGTCAAATTCCAAAACAAAGTGGACCAAAAACAGTTAGGGACCATGGTGAAAAAAACTATCAAGTTTAAGTACTAAAAGTTACTTTACCccaagaaaaaatgaaaatggaagagttgaaaaagaaattagcggaaaagggaaaaaaataaaaatagtttgtcttttatgtatattttaatatgtttatttattaattttttatttatgctacattttaattaattttcatgttatgttatgttattaattattatttttagtttaaataatatatttaaagaaaCTAATCTATATGTACATTGGTagtatcactacaccaaaacaagcttttagcggcgctttttagcgccgcaaatacttttagcggtGCTTTGATAAGCGCCGCAAAAGATGCCGCTAAAGATAGCGCCGctacctttagtggcgttttcataaaaaatgccgctaaaggtgttggtctatagcggcgcttcTATCACAAACGTCGTTGAAGATTAagagctttagcggcgtttttaatatAACTGCCGCTATAGATTGgtgtctttagcggcgtttttgttgaaagcgccgctatagatcagggtcGTTAGCGGCTTTTTTTATATAAGCACCACTATAGatcatggcctttagcggcgcttttcccaaaaacgccgcaatagaccctgatctatagcggcgcttttccagAAAACACCGCAATagaccctgatctatagcggcgcttatCCAGAAAACGCAGCTAAATACCCTTTGTCTATATAGCGGCGCTTCgcgcaaaaacgccgctaaagaccctaatctatagcggcgcttttaccaaaaacgccgctaaatttggcagatttgtaaattttttttttatattttttgcccTCCTgtaaaaaacaaatcaaaagaaatcatatctaaaccagccaaaagtaaCAAATCTATggattaaacaaataatataataaatatcaataaatataaacaaattcgtattattcttacaaaaatgttaaaagttaaaatgataattgaaagtcaaaattgaagtatatttacacgatagtctaagacggcggctgttgcgactgctgaaacatcttcatcatactctggagctgctgctggagttcatcgaacttttgacgctgctctgcttccctcgctgcagcctctgcttccctcgctttaGCCTCTGCTTCCCTTGCTGCAGCCTGTTCTTCTctcgctgccgcctctgcttCTCTTGCTGCCGCATCTGCTctaagctgctgctggagttcttcatactttcgttgaaccttagcttctctcgctgctgcatctgctttaagttgtagctggagttcttcatatctttttgaacatcagcttctctcgatgttgcctccgctttaagttgtgtaatttgctcaGTTGTTGTAGCTTGCATCAGAGcaatctggtctcttaacctctgaacttcagcttcagCTCGACTCCCCGAAGGCATATACTGTTGCGAGCTAGATCCAAAATATTAGGAcaggttaacaaaagatccttggaatcgaacccgaccatacctttcaggacccaaaacttcagtgataatccggttatcaatgtcgtcaatatgaacagaactatcactggatGCAATCGCGTCGTACTCcacctttttattctttaatttttcctaaaaaataaatcacacatagataggaacgcaatatatattaaaaataagaatgcaacataacttaacaatatttgcattataataaatgaaataaatcattagaaagtaaacactatataaataattaaaacaagtgaaattgtattaagcaaacgtaccataatttctgcagcttcaggagtcatagggtttccatctttcttcctatgtgtaatgtcaaaaagttgaagtcgtccaactttttgaccggacgacagttcctacaatacaatagtaaaaatattaattgatagaaagtaataaatatctgcAAATATTAAAAGCATTTCAAAATACCTCTGCATGAGCTACACACGCAAaacttttatgttttaaaataatattttaaaaactaaaaaataaataaaatacatgataattttttttaatttcacttgtaaaatttaaaaaatcaccattaacatattaaataataattctcaAAGTCTCTAGTGGGATaacttttatgttttgttttttctgCAAAAAGATTCTCCCAAGATTTACAGAGAAAGAAATTTAGTTAAAAGACaatcttttaaatatttataaataaaaaaaaaaattc contains the following coding sequences:
- the LOC107939715 gene encoding uncharacterized protein isoform X3; this encodes MASSFSETALNLLLSCAEAIEDGDLKSADAFLHDILILADQRPYCSRDESRVVKYFADALVRRAYGLHPASSSLTFHVHPAPYYHYNSYHINGVIEKVIGDAFMGNRRLHLIDFSIPYYRFQNSVLRTLPSFFGDPLPVRVSYILPPFLKAYVEFSRQMEFLTKDAKEVNVKLEDELKVVYGNSLAEVNECEMDFKRRRDDEMVVVYYKFKLEKLVRDAEATERELVRLKEINPMIVIMLDFYSNHTHSNFLTCFKDSVQYSLKTYWAQWDNYLHWEYGWECNIEAGEGNNIIRRHPSLTEWQHLFSMAGFSRIPLNHRKDNLSVEDESWLEIMGEEEECLILGNKGCPMFFLSAWKPKVEDGHFNFISTNHKFGQGFNLNPLPRQPLQPFLEGLILNRSAALAEIHDISKDLCCKYKLSFAITWASEVNNINETISDPNKKHTFSIQSISCCEIDRDSYYFLIDFEDEISVPLIIEKAFESRDGYHFEPSLAKVEDSRYLVLEDYHIDVAVAICLQNRHTSDEVYIVEFYWPPTESEMSKSLALRIFDDLKHKKTTFVTVKVQVPEIKFQEGISSIATSSNTAMPLKIAEEARDIHANEINAHIEQIIFNDDSQIAETKRNKQRKSWSKVWVDFDKFEEHGKQVAKCKHCLKVFTGSSKSGTTHLNNHSKVCPGKKKQNQESQLILPVDTNERSSTFDQERSHLDLMKMVIRHQYPLDLAGQEAFKNFVKGLQPMYEFQSRDKLLSDIHRIYNEEREKIQLYFDQLACKLNLTVSLWKNNHGKTAYCCLIAHFIDDGWELKMKTLGLRTLEHINDTKAVGGIIQSLVSEWNIGSKVCSITVDNSFLDDSMVQQIKENCLSNLVSLSSTHWFINCTLLEDGFREMDDLLFNLKKSIEYVTETKHGRLKFQEAVDQVKLQDGKSWDDLSLKLESDFGILDSALRSREIFRKLEQIDGNFKLNPSTEEWENAAALQSCLRCFDDIKGTQSLTVSLYFPKLCHIYMKFLQLEKINPSFVTLMKRRFDHYWRLCNSALAVASVLDPRLKFKIVEFSYILIYGHDSKVPLNTFREVLTNVYNEYANETKNQTISASVLDDTNWLGNNSIWDSFSKFVTASNFNEATSKSELELYLDEPLLPQDGAIIDILGWWCDKSQNFPILAKMARDFLAIPVSIFTSCSNIKATINNRAYNILNPESMEALVCSENWLESPKGNDGENHEPTQTTDKGKRKLDEDTCVRKKSKPSNCEKAISTEDNAKDFNNNEFNHGRNFKNVNEISSDDSSSDFDQSDQVQSSSSESDDETTLKEQGQWCEQDVRVYLVSNFTNKDYERLDKLERKKLNRKSLGRGKELNLTGDKLEPLLMVPRSTETQKKYHINEVVINAFFKLLKERSRKFSKAYINHYSFDSQAANLLIKGSRSEQEVLARYKPDHLSGVHKLFLPLCLSDHWVLFYVDINAKKFSCLDPYQSSGILSLNSKNVDKILQWFKNFLLPEFGYKDANEWPYVARTDIPQQKK